GATTATGTTAATCGTTATTTATCTGGCGAAATTGAACTTGATAGCATGATAACACATAAGATGCCTTTAGAAGACATAAATAAAGCTTTTGAATTAATGCATAATGGTACAAGTATTAGAAGCGTAATTTTATTTTAATATGTGAGAATAACTAATATGGATCAATTAGAATCTATTAAAGAATTTAATGGTTACTTAAAAAGATTTACTCATTATTCCAAAACATGTAATTCAAAAATGACTTTTTCTATTTTTTTACCTCCAAAAGCAATTCATAAAAAAGTACCTGCTATTTATTGGCTCTCAGGACTAACTTGTTCAGATGAAAATGCAAGAGTGAAATCAGGTGCACAACGTTTTGCAGCAGAGCTTGGTCTTGCTATTATTTTTCCTGATACCAGTCCTCGTGGAGAAAATATACCCGATGCAAAAGACAGATACGATTTAGGTATTGGGGCTGGGTTTTATTTGAATGCAACACAAACGCCTTGGTCTAAATATTTTCAAATGTATAATTATATAGTATATGAATTACCTTCTCTAATTGAAGAATATTTTCCAATATTAAAATCATTTAAATCTATTACTGGACATTCAATGGGTGGACATGGTGCTCTTATATGTGCTTTAAAAAATCCACAAATATTTAGATCTGCCTCCGCATTTGCTCCTATTTGTAATCCAATTAATTCACAATGGGGAAAAAATTGTTTTACAGAATATCTTGGTAATAATAAATCAGATTGGTATGATTACGACGCTACATGTTTAGTTAATAATGGATTTAAAATAGATAATATTTTAATTGACCAAGGACTATCTGATGATTTTTACCATGAAAAACAACTATTACCTGAAAACTTTATTGAAGTCTGTAATAAAATGAATCAACCATTAACATTTCGTTTTCAAGAAGGATATGATCATAGCTATCATTTTATTTCAACTTTTATAGAAGATCATATAAAATTTCATGCATCATTTTTAAATAAATAATTTCAATTTATTTAAAAATTTCATTTTTTTCTTCTTAAAGATTCCCAATCTTCATTTTTCATCGCTTTTAAAAAGTTAAATTCACCTGCTCCTTGTAACCATTCACCACCATCAATAGTAACAACTTCTCCATTAATAAATCCAGCATAATCTGAAACTAAAAATGAAGCCAAATTTGCTAATTCTATATGCTCGCCATGTCTTCCAGTAGGATTTTTACTTTCTAAAATTTTTCCTAGATCTGCATTAGGCACAAGACGATCCCAGGCCCCTTTTGTAGGAAATGGGCCTGGAGCAATGGCATTCATTCTAATTCCGCGATCACCCCATTCGACTGCTAAACTTCTTGTCATCGCCAAGACGCCAGCTTTTGCCATAGCAGAAGGAACTACATATGCCGAACCTGTCCAAGAATAAGTTGTTACTATACTTAAAACGTTTCCTTTTAATTTATTTTGTAACCAGCGCTTTCCACAAGCAAGAGTGACATAAGTTGTCCCATGAAGTACAATATCTAAAACAATGTCTACAGCTCTATGTGATAAATCTTCAGTACGAGATATAAAATTTCCTGCTGCATTATTTAATAAAATATCAATTGGTCCAGTTGCCCAAATATCATCAATCATTTTTTCAACTGCCTGCGGATCTCTTACATCACAAACTTGATAAGATGCTTTATCTTTAAATTTGGAATTAAATTCTTGGCAGGTTTCCTTTAAAACTTCTTCTCTTCTGCCACAGATTACTACATCTGCACCTAAAGTTAAAAAACGTTCGGACATGCTTTTACCAAGGCCAGTTCCACCACCCGTGACTAGAATTTTTTTCGAACTAAGAAGATCTGGAACAAACATAATTACCCCCGATTGAATCTTGAGACTTAAAGATTTTCACCTAGGGAATATAAATGAAGAATATATCTTCAACAATATTTAAGATTTTGAATTTTTATTTAAATCCTCTGTTGAAAATAAAGGCATAATAAAATATCTTTTTGAGTTTTTACAATAATGAATTGTTAAATCATATTTTATGAATGTAATTCGAGCTCTTTGCACTATTTTTTCAAGGCAAATTCTTAAACTTTCTTTCCTATTTAAAGATGAAGTTAAATAATTTTCATAAAAATAACTTAACATTTCCTCTCTAGTCAAACCTGTAGGATACTCTGAAAGAAGCCTCATTAAACGAGCTGGTTCTCGTGAAGATTCAGAAGGGGAGACAAATTCAACATAGCTAAGACAAAGCTTAATCCATCTTTTTGAGGCATATGCAGATTGTGCAACTTCTTTTAATGCCATTTCTAATGGAACTTGTAATTTAGAAAAATATTCGCTTTTTCGATTCAATTTTATTTTTTTCTTTTTACATATTCCAAAACTTAATTCTTGTCTCAATA
The genomic region above belongs to Silvanigrella paludirubra and contains:
- the fghA gene encoding S-formylglutathione hydrolase, with the protein product MDQLESIKEFNGYLKRFTHYSKTCNSKMTFSIFLPPKAIHKKVPAIYWLSGLTCSDENARVKSGAQRFAAELGLAIIFPDTSPRGENIPDAKDRYDLGIGAGFYLNATQTPWSKYFQMYNYIVYELPSLIEEYFPILKSFKSITGHSMGGHGALICALKNPQIFRSASAFAPICNPINSQWGKNCFTEYLGNNKSDWYDYDATCLVNNGFKIDNILIDQGLSDDFYHEKQLLPENFIEVCNKMNQPLTFRFQEGYDHSYHFISTFIEDHIKFHASFLNK
- a CDS encoding SDR family oxidoreductase; the encoded protein is MFVPDLLSSKKILVTGGGTGLGKSMSERFLTLGADVVICGRREEVLKETCQEFNSKFKDKASYQVCDVRDPQAVEKMIDDIWATGPIDILLNNAAGNFISRTEDLSHRAVDIVLDIVLHGTTYVTLACGKRWLQNKLKGNVLSIVTTYSWTGSAYVVPSAMAKAGVLAMTRSLAVEWGDRGIRMNAIAPGPFPTKGAWDRLVPNADLGKILESKNPTGRHGEHIELANLASFLVSDYAGFINGEVVTIDGGEWLQGAGEFNFLKAMKNEDWESLRRKK